Proteins encoded in a region of the Microbacterium neungamense genome:
- a CDS encoding DUF5684 domain-containing protein: MNTALVPSATNGLEDLYRGLFTGTSGVIAFLFYVVVAIALWKVFTKAGYPGILAIIPIVNVVFLVKVAGMTGWAALLYLIPIINIVFSIVVAFKLGARFGKGGVFSFFLLWLLPFIGYLILGFGDARYRQA; this comes from the coding sequence ATGAACACCGCACTCGTCCCCTCCGCGACCAACGGACTCGAAGACCTCTACCGGGGCCTCTTCACCGGCACCAGCGGTGTGATCGCCTTCCTCTTCTACGTGGTCGTCGCCATCGCGCTGTGGAAGGTGTTCACGAAGGCCGGGTACCCGGGCATCCTCGCGATCATCCCGATCGTGAACGTCGTCTTCCTGGTCAAGGTGGCCGGCATGACCGGGTGGGCCGCGCTGCTGTACCTCATCCCGATCATCAACATCGTGTTCTCGATCGTGGTCGCCTTCAAGCTCGGCGCCCGCTTCGGCAAGGGCGGCGTGTTCTCGTTCTTCCTGCTCTGGCTGCTGCCGTTCATCGGATACCTGATCCTCGGCTTCGGCGACGCCCGCTACCGTCAGGCCTGA
- the ccsB gene encoding c-type cytochrome biogenesis protein CcsB → MPELDSLSVLLLWTAIAIYAAAFVAFAFDLASRSAAQTARADALVGAGVAAGATAASGGAEAGGDAPASGDQPRPRLVMARIGTSLTVLGFLFHLGATVTRGIAAGRVPWANLYEFAMIGTLLVVAVFLAVLTRLDLRYLGTFIVGLIVVLLGLSSTNFYVPIVPLMDPLKSVWLIIHVFVASLSTALLALAFALSVMQLMQTRRERLIAEGAAKTGPGFLRTIPDAARLENLAYRFTVVGFIFWTFTLIAGAIWAQDAWGRYWGFDVKETWTFIIWVLYAGYIHARATRGWRGTPSAWLSITGFAAVLFNFTIVNVFFKGLHAYSGLS, encoded by the coding sequence ATGCCCGAACTCGACTCTCTCTCCGTCCTGCTGCTGTGGACGGCGATCGCGATCTACGCCGCCGCGTTCGTCGCCTTCGCCTTCGACCTGGCCTCTCGCTCCGCCGCGCAGACCGCGCGCGCGGACGCGCTCGTGGGCGCCGGGGTCGCCGCGGGTGCGACGGCCGCGAGCGGTGGCGCGGAGGCCGGTGGCGACGCCCCGGCATCCGGAGACCAGCCCAGGCCGCGCCTCGTGATGGCGCGCATCGGCACCTCGCTCACCGTGCTCGGGTTCCTGTTCCACCTGGGAGCGACCGTGACCCGCGGGATCGCGGCCGGCCGGGTGCCGTGGGCGAACCTGTACGAGTTCGCGATGATCGGCACGCTGCTGGTCGTCGCGGTGTTCCTCGCCGTGCTGACCCGCCTCGACCTGCGCTACCTCGGCACCTTCATCGTCGGGCTCATCGTCGTGCTGCTGGGCCTGTCGTCCACCAACTTCTACGTGCCGATCGTGCCGCTGATGGACCCGCTGAAGTCGGTGTGGCTGATCATCCACGTCTTCGTCGCCTCGCTGTCGACGGCGCTGCTCGCCCTGGCGTTCGCGCTGTCGGTGATGCAGCTCATGCAGACCCGGCGCGAGCGGCTGATCGCCGAGGGCGCCGCGAAGACCGGGCCCGGATTCCTGCGGACGATCCCGGATGCCGCCCGGCTGGAGAACCTCGCCTACCGGTTCACCGTGGTCGGGTTCATCTTCTGGACCTTCACCCTCATCGCCGGCGCGATCTGGGCGCAGGACGCGTGGGGCCGGTACTGGGGCTTCGACGTCAAGGAGACCTGGACGTTCATCATCTGGGTGCTCTACGCCGGCTACATCCACGCGCGCGCCACGCGCGGCTGGCGCGGCACCCCGTCGGCCTGGCTGTCGATCACCGGATTCGCGGCCGTGCTGTTCAACTTCACGATCGTCAACGTCTTCTTCAAGGGCCTGCACGCGTACTCCGGCCTGAGCTGA
- the aspS gene encoding aspartate--tRNA ligase produces MLRTHTAGSLDASHIGQTVTLTGWVDRRRDHGGVAFIDLRDASGIAQVVIRDEEVAHPLRSEFVLKVTGEVSRRPAGNENPNLPTGEIELIAADVEVLNESAPLPFPVSSGLADSDPVGEEARLKHRYLDLRRPGPAAAMRLRSQVYKAIRDVLHARDFVEVETPTLTRSTPEGARDFLVPARLHPGSWYALPQSPQLFKQLLMVGGIEKYFQIARCYRDEDFRADRQPEFTQLDIEMSFVDQEDVIEMMEDVVTAMWATIGVEVDTPLPRMTYADAMAKYGSDKPDLRFGLELVEATEYFKDTPFRVFQSEYVGAVRMPGGASQPRKTLDAWQDWAKQRGARGLAYVLFNEDGTLGGPVAKNLSEAEQAGLAELVGAEPGDCAFFAAGETRASRALLGAARVEIGRRLGLLDPDVFAFTWIVDAPMFEPASDAVASGDVAVGAGAWTAVHHAFTGPKPEFEDTFDTDPGSALAYAYDLVCNGSELGGGSIRIHREDIQKRVFTVMGITEEEAEEKFGFLLEAFKFGAPPHGGIALGMDRVLQHLTKTDSIREVIAFPKSGGGFDPLTEAPAPITPEQRAEAGVDAPAPDLVEGS; encoded by the coding sequence GTGCTCCGCACACACACGGCAGGCTCGCTCGATGCCTCGCACATCGGTCAGACCGTCACCCTCACGGGCTGGGTCGACCGCCGCCGCGATCACGGGGGCGTCGCGTTCATCGACCTGCGGGACGCGTCGGGCATCGCGCAGGTCGTCATCCGTGACGAGGAGGTGGCCCACCCGCTGCGCAGCGAGTTCGTGCTCAAGGTCACCGGCGAGGTCTCCCGCCGCCCCGCGGGCAACGAGAACCCGAACCTGCCCACCGGGGAGATCGAGCTCATCGCGGCCGACGTCGAGGTGCTGAACGAGTCGGCTCCGCTGCCGTTCCCGGTCTCCTCGGGACTCGCCGACAGCGACCCGGTCGGCGAGGAGGCGCGCCTGAAGCACCGCTACCTCGACCTGCGCCGCCCCGGTCCCGCGGCGGCCATGCGGCTGCGCTCGCAGGTGTACAAGGCGATCCGCGACGTGCTGCATGCCCGCGACTTCGTCGAGGTGGAGACCCCGACGCTCACCCGCTCCACGCCGGAGGGCGCCCGTGACTTCCTGGTGCCTGCCCGCCTGCATCCCGGCAGCTGGTACGCGCTACCGCAGTCGCCGCAGCTGTTCAAGCAGCTGCTGATGGTGGGCGGCATCGAGAAGTACTTCCAGATCGCGCGCTGCTACCGCGACGAGGACTTCCGCGCCGACCGTCAGCCCGAGTTCACCCAGCTCGACATCGAGATGAGCTTCGTGGACCAGGAGGACGTCATCGAGATGATGGAGGACGTCGTCACGGCGATGTGGGCGACGATCGGCGTCGAGGTGGACACCCCGCTGCCGCGGATGACCTACGCCGACGCCATGGCGAAGTACGGCTCCGACAAGCCCGACCTGCGCTTCGGCCTCGAGCTGGTCGAGGCGACCGAGTACTTCAAGGACACCCCGTTCCGCGTGTTCCAGTCGGAGTACGTGGGAGCGGTGCGGATGCCCGGCGGCGCCTCGCAGCCGCGAAAGACCCTGGACGCCTGGCAGGACTGGGCGAAGCAGCGCGGCGCCCGCGGCCTCGCGTACGTCCTGTTCAACGAGGACGGCACGCTGGGCGGGCCGGTCGCCAAGAACCTGTCCGAGGCGGAGCAGGCCGGCCTCGCCGAGCTCGTCGGCGCGGAGCCGGGAGACTGCGCGTTCTTCGCCGCCGGCGAGACGAGGGCCAGCCGCGCCCTGCTGGGCGCCGCCCGCGTGGAGATCGGACGCCGGCTGGGCCTGCTCGACCCGGACGTGTTCGCCTTCACCTGGATCGTGGACGCGCCGATGTTCGAGCCGGCGTCGGATGCCGTGGCCTCCGGCGACGTCGCGGTCGGCGCGGGTGCGTGGACCGCGGTGCATCACGCGTTCACCGGCCCCAAGCCGGAGTTCGAGGACACCTTCGACACCGACCCGGGCTCGGCGCTGGCTTACGCGTACGATCTGGTCTGCAACGGGTCGGAGCTCGGCGGCGGATCCATCCGCATCCACCGCGAGGACATCCAGAAGCGCGTCTTCACCGTGATGGGGATCACCGAAGAGGAGGCCGAGGAGAAGTTCGGCTTCCTGCTCGAGGCGTTCAAGTTCGGCGCTCCCCCGCACGGCGGGATCGCGCTCGGCATGGACCGCGTGCTGCAGCACCTCACGAAGACGGACTCGATCCGCGAGGTCATCGCCTTCCCGAAGTCTGGCGGCGGCTTCGACCCGCTCACCGAGGCGCCCGCCCCGATCACCCCGGAGCAGCGCGCCGAGGCGGGCGTCGACGCCCCGGCCCCTGACCTCGTCGAAGGCTCCTGA
- the resB gene encoding cytochrome c biogenesis protein ResB, with translation MSNSRSDLSATDPLRPSDHVDAADDLEPNQPKLGFAGWLRWGWRQLTSMRVALILLLVLAIAAIPGSIFPQRMADPNGVTQFKADNPDLFPALDALSMFDVYLSPWFSAVYLLLFVSLIGCIVPRIRHHLKALRAQPPRTPARLSRLEDHRELVRPLTDAASTDAAAEAAQAVDVAEKQLKALGYRVARYDRGRTWSVSAERGYWRETGNLLFHIALVGVLVTVGVGGGFAYTGQKVVVEGSTFVNTLIDYNSINRGRFVSDTALAPYALTLDSFDVTYEDIGSAGAGQAGNFSANVTVRDVDGSEWEGAVRVNHPLRVGGDQIYLLGNGYAPTITVRNPDGEVVFRQPVEFLPQDNNMTSLGVVKITDGMPEQLGLTGFFYPTAAQLESGAYTSAYGDLYGPLLTLDVYEGDLGIDDGTPRSVYVLDTGSLTKLTGRGTEVDSLELEPGETAELPGGRGTVTFEDESPEGATDLRQSVKRYVSLQIHHDASAPWVLGFALLALAGLGLALFVPRRRMWVKATASDDGIRLEYAGLARGEDPTLAAAVDDLVRGHERLLDGVAPRRDTPAKGA, from the coding sequence GTGTCGAACTCCCGCTCTGATCTCTCGGCGACCGACCCGCTCCGCCCCTCCGACCACGTCGACGCGGCCGACGACCTCGAGCCGAACCAGCCGAAGCTCGGGTTCGCCGGGTGGCTGCGCTGGGGCTGGCGACAGCTGACCTCGATGCGGGTGGCGCTGATCCTGCTGCTCGTGCTCGCCATCGCGGCGATCCCGGGCTCGATCTTCCCGCAGCGGATGGCGGACCCGAACGGCGTCACCCAGTTCAAGGCCGACAACCCCGACCTGTTCCCGGCGCTCGACGCGCTGAGCATGTTCGACGTGTACCTGTCGCCGTGGTTCTCGGCGGTGTACCTGCTGCTGTTCGTGTCGCTGATCGGCTGCATCGTCCCGCGGATCCGGCACCACCTGAAGGCGCTGCGCGCCCAGCCGCCGCGGACGCCGGCCCGGCTGTCGCGGCTGGAGGACCACCGCGAGCTGGTGCGGCCGCTGACGGACGCTGCTTCGACGGATGCTGCGGCCGAAGCCGCGCAGGCCGTCGACGTCGCGGAGAAGCAGCTCAAGGCGCTCGGCTACCGGGTCGCCCGCTACGACCGCGGCCGCACCTGGTCGGTGTCGGCCGAGCGCGGCTACTGGCGCGAGACCGGCAACCTCCTCTTCCACATCGCGCTCGTCGGCGTGCTCGTCACCGTCGGCGTCGGCGGGGGCTTCGCCTACACCGGGCAGAAGGTCGTGGTCGAGGGCTCGACCTTCGTGAACACGCTGATCGACTACAACTCGATCAACCGGGGCCGCTTCGTCTCCGACACGGCCCTGGCCCCCTACGCGCTCACCCTGGACTCCTTCGACGTCACCTACGAGGACATCGGCAGCGCCGGCGCCGGGCAGGCCGGGAACTTCTCCGCGAACGTCACCGTCCGCGACGTCGACGGCTCCGAGTGGGAGGGCGCCGTGCGGGTGAACCACCCGCTGCGCGTCGGCGGCGACCAGATCTACCTGCTCGGCAACGGCTACGCCCCGACCATCACGGTGCGCAACCCCGACGGCGAGGTCGTCTTCCGGCAGCCGGTGGAGTTCCTGCCGCAGGACAACAACATGACCTCGCTCGGCGTGGTGAAGATCACCGACGGGATGCCGGAGCAGCTCGGCCTCACCGGCTTCTTCTACCCGACGGCGGCGCAGCTGGAATCCGGCGCCTACACCTCCGCCTACGGCGACCTGTACGGCCCGCTGCTCACCCTGGACGTGTACGAGGGCGACCTCGGGATCGACGACGGCACGCCCCGGTCGGTCTACGTGCTCGACACCGGATCGCTGACGAAGCTCACCGGCCGTGGCACCGAGGTGGACTCCCTCGAACTGGAGCCGGGGGAGACCGCAGAGCTGCCGGGCGGCCGCGGCACGGTCACCTTCGAGGACGAGTCGCCCGAGGGCGCCACCGATCTGCGGCAGTCCGTGAAGCGCTACGTGTCGCTGCAGATCCACCACGACGCCTCCGCCCCGTGGGTGCTCGGCTTCGCGCTGCTCGCGCTCGCCGGGCTGGGGCTGGCGCTGTTCGTGCCCCGTCGCCGGATGTGGGTGAAGGCCACGGCATCCGACGACGGCATCCGCCTGGAGTACGCCGGCCTCGCGCGCGGCGAGGACCCGACCCTGGCCGCCGCCGTGGACGATCTCGTCCGCGGGCACGAGCGGCTGCTCGACGGGGTGGCGCCGCGCCGCGACACCCCCGCGAAGGGAGCATGA
- a CDS encoding YhgE/Pip domain-containing protein → MTLPIEPRRSRRLLSILGVLLLPAVIGGILVAALQNPTQRLDAMTAAVVNLDEPVTIDGQYTPLGRQLAAGLVEGADELDSNLTWVISNEDDAREGLADGTYQAIVTIPADFSAAATSAGTALTGGDADDAERAEITVTTPPDGRVADDLITQQIASAAASALGTAVSEATVDNVLVGFATIGDQIGAAADGAARLADGADEAAAGAGEIPDGAAQLAEGAASLRDGGGQLAGGLDTIAGKAREASGGAGALGDGLSGGAATLEQDGLVPEELFAAARGAADATSGVASGVGELATGVDGLVALCQTRTPGVDPTGDQVCAGLGGLQQGLPDLRAGADLAAQAAAGTSDGLTRFDQAAPGRIAGQMRTAADAAHQLGAGLGQLADGVDQSATGARELSGGAGRLADGAAELGDGASALADGLDGLATGADELASGLDTAATSLPSFSDEESTSLASVIADPVAADAGPATLFGPTAIPLLAAVVLWFGALATFLTRRAMPGSVLTSRRSAAGLAVRAFWPGAVLGAGQGLLVALVVQLVAGYDAAAWWGFAGVAALAGIAFAAVNQTLVAALGGAGRWVSALVGVLALATGVISTVPGWLAGLGAAMPTAPALSGLIAPSGAAVAGLVVWTVLSLGVTTVAVARRRTTSVRAVLAAA, encoded by the coding sequence ATGACCCTCCCCATCGAACCCCGCCGATCGCGCCGCCTGCTGTCGATCCTGGGCGTACTGCTCCTGCCCGCGGTGATCGGCGGCATCCTGGTCGCGGCGCTGCAGAACCCGACCCAGCGGCTGGACGCGATGACCGCGGCCGTCGTCAACCTGGACGAGCCGGTCACGATCGACGGACAGTACACTCCGCTCGGCCGGCAGCTCGCCGCCGGGCTGGTCGAGGGCGCCGACGAGCTCGACTCCAACCTCACCTGGGTGATCTCGAACGAGGACGACGCCCGCGAGGGGCTCGCCGACGGCACCTACCAGGCGATCGTGACGATCCCGGCGGACTTCTCCGCCGCCGCGACCTCGGCCGGCACGGCGCTCACCGGCGGCGACGCCGACGACGCCGAGCGCGCGGAGATCACGGTGACCACGCCGCCGGACGGACGCGTGGCGGACGACCTCATCACGCAGCAGATCGCGTCGGCGGCGGCATCCGCTCTGGGCACCGCCGTGTCGGAGGCGACCGTCGACAACGTGCTCGTCGGCTTCGCGACGATCGGCGATCAGATCGGCGCGGCGGCGGACGGCGCCGCCCGGCTCGCGGACGGCGCGGATGAGGCCGCGGCCGGGGCGGGTGAGATCCCCGACGGCGCGGCGCAGCTCGCCGAGGGCGCCGCTTCGCTCCGCGACGGCGGCGGACAGCTCGCCGGCGGGCTGGACACGATCGCGGGCAAGGCGCGCGAGGCCTCCGGCGGAGCCGGCGCGCTCGGCGACGGACTGAGCGGCGGGGCCGCCACCCTGGAGCAGGACGGGCTGGTGCCCGAGGAGCTGTTCGCCGCCGCCCGCGGAGCGGCGGACGCCACGAGCGGCGTGGCGTCCGGCGTGGGAGAGCTGGCCACCGGCGTCGACGGGCTGGTGGCGCTCTGCCAGACCCGCACGCCCGGTGTCGACCCCACTGGCGACCAGGTCTGCGCAGGCCTCGGGGGGCTGCAGCAGGGACTGCCCGACCTTCGCGCCGGCGCAGATCTGGCGGCACAGGCCGCCGCAGGCACGTCGGACGGCCTGACCCGGTTCGACCAGGCCGCGCCGGGTCGGATCGCCGGGCAGATGCGGACGGCCGCGGACGCCGCGCATCAGCTCGGCGCCGGGCTCGGACAGCTGGCCGACGGCGTGGACCAGTCCGCCACCGGTGCGCGCGAGCTGTCCGGCGGGGCGGGCCGTCTCGCGGACGGCGCCGCCGAGCTCGGCGACGGGGCATCCGCTCTCGCCGACGGCCTCGACGGCCTCGCGACGGGCGCGGACGAGCTCGCCTCCGGCCTCGACACGGCGGCCACCTCGCTGCCGTCGTTCAGCGACGAGGAGTCCACCTCGCTCGCGTCGGTCATCGCGGATCCCGTGGCGGCGGATGCCGGGCCGGCGACCCTCTTCGGGCCCACCGCCATCCCGCTGCTGGCCGCCGTCGTGCTCTGGTTCGGCGCGCTGGCCACGTTCCTCACGCGCCGCGCGATGCCGGGGTCGGTGCTCACATCCCGGAGGTCGGCGGCCGGTCTCGCGGTCCGGGCGTTCTGGCCGGGCGCGGTGCTCGGTGCCGGGCAGGGGCTTCTCGTCGCGCTGGTGGTGCAGCTCGTCGCCGGCTACGACGCGGCCGCATGGTGGGGCTTCGCCGGCGTCGCCGCCCTGGCCGGGATCGCCTTCGCCGCGGTGAACCAGACGCTCGTCGCGGCACTGGGCGGCGCCGGTCGCTGGGTGAGCGCCCTGGTCGGCGTGTTGGCGCTCGCGACGGGTGTCATCTCCACGGTGCCGGGCTGGCTGGCCGGTCTCGGCGCGGCGATGCCGACCGCCCCGGCGCTCAGCGGACTGATCGCGCCGAGCGGCGCCGCCGTCGCCGGGCTGGTGGTCTGGACGGTGCTGTCGCTGGGGGTCACGACGGTCGCGGTGGCGCGGCGGCGGACCACGTCGGTCCGGGCGGTGCTCGCCGCGGCGTGA
- a CDS encoding TlpA family protein disulfide reductase produces MPLASTVRPVRSGRPRRRIRSLRAAGAALAAVLAVGLAACAPDPLTESYRNGEQKAYTADDFRVTEIPADERGEPVEFGGVTEDGAQFSSDDVRGKVTVVNFWYAACGPCRIEAEDLEAVWQEHQDDEVAFIGVNIYDQADTAKAFAERYGVTYPSLIDANSGEAKLAFAKVTPIQAPPVTLVLDRDGRVAARIIGPIDGTSILSTLVRDALAESA; encoded by the coding sequence GTGCCTCTCGCGTCGACGGTTCGCCCTGTCCGCAGCGGGCGCCCCCGACGCCGCATCCGCTCTCTGCGTGCGGCCGGAGCCGCGCTCGCCGCGGTGCTCGCCGTCGGCCTCGCCGCCTGCGCACCCGACCCGCTCACCGAGTCGTACCGCAACGGCGAGCAGAAGGCGTACACGGCCGACGACTTCCGGGTGACGGAGATCCCCGCCGACGAGCGCGGCGAGCCGGTCGAGTTCGGCGGCGTCACCGAGGACGGCGCGCAGTTCTCCAGCGACGACGTCCGCGGCAAGGTGACCGTGGTCAACTTCTGGTACGCGGCGTGCGGACCGTGCCGCATCGAGGCGGAGGACCTCGAGGCGGTCTGGCAGGAGCACCAGGACGACGAGGTCGCCTTCATCGGCGTGAACATCTACGACCAGGCCGACACCGCCAAGGCGTTCGCCGAGCGCTACGGGGTCACCTATCCCAGCCTGATCGACGCGAACAGCGGCGAGGCCAAGCTCGCCTTCGCGAAGGTCACCCCCATCCAGGCGCCTCCGGTCACCCTGGTGCTCGACCGCGACGGCCGCGTCGCCGCGCGCATCATCGGCCCGATCGACGGGACGTCGATCCTCTCCACGCTCGTCCGGGACGCGCTCGCGGAGAGCGCGTGA
- a CDS encoding cytochrome c biogenesis CcdA family protein yields MSPQDVIGFGALWVAIPLAMLAGLVSFLSPCVLPLVPGYLGFIGGAVAPKAGASTGSASGTAGASAGSAPVATATRGRLVLGVLLFIAGFTVVFVAYTVIGGAASVFFLEWGDLITRVLGLVIIAMGLVFLGLFGFAQREMRMHVNSATGLIGAPLLGFALGIGWAPCIGPTLAAITAVSWTLGDPWRAGLLGVAYSLGLGIPFLLVALGFGWASRAIAFLRRHIRVVNIVGGALLILLGVLMVTGLWTQLMSTVGAVMQSVELPL; encoded by the coding sequence GTGAGCCCCCAGGACGTCATCGGCTTCGGGGCTCTCTGGGTCGCGATCCCGCTGGCGATGCTGGCGGGCCTGGTCTCCTTCCTGTCCCCGTGCGTGCTGCCCCTCGTGCCGGGGTACCTCGGCTTCATCGGGGGAGCGGTGGCGCCGAAGGCGGGCGCTTCGACGGGCTCAGCGTCCGGAACGGCGGGCGCTTCGGCGGGCTCAGCGCCCGTGGCCACGGCGACCCGCGGCCGACTGGTGCTCGGGGTGCTGCTGTTCATCGCCGGGTTCACCGTGGTGTTCGTGGCGTACACGGTGATCGGCGGCGCGGCATCCGTCTTCTTCCTCGAATGGGGCGACCTGATCACCCGCGTCCTCGGTCTCGTCATCATCGCGATGGGGCTCGTGTTCCTGGGCCTGTTCGGCTTCGCGCAGCGCGAGATGCGGATGCACGTGAACTCGGCCACCGGCCTGATCGGCGCGCCCCTGCTCGGATTCGCCCTCGGCATCGGCTGGGCGCCGTGCATCGGCCCGACCCTGGCCGCGATCACGGCGGTGAGCTGGACGCTCGGCGACCCGTGGCGCGCCGGTCTGCTCGGCGTGGCGTACTCGCTCGGGCTCGGCATCCCGTTCCTGCTCGTCGCGCTCGGCTTCGGCTGGGCCTCGCGCGCGATCGCGTTCCTGCGCCGGCACATCCGGGTGGTGAACATCGTCGGCGGGGCGCTGCTGATCCTGCTCGGCGTGCTCATGGTCACGGGCCTGTGGACGCAGCTCATGTCGACGGTGGGGGCGGTGATGCAGAGTGTCGAACTCCCGCTCTGA
- a CDS encoding histidine phosphatase family protein — protein sequence MPASRLHLVRHGEVHNPDRVLYGRLPDYHLSAAGQLMAKAAAEYVLGLGRPIAELRTSPLERTRESVQPFMDALHMEAVLDPRLLEPTNVFEGTRMRRALRDPRNWRHLRRPSIPSWGEPYASIVARMRAVMDERWDAVPSGDLVFVSHQAPIWITHLAVAGLPLRHDPRTRRCALSSVTSFVRDDDGWHEVGYAEPAAGGVDLGAV from the coding sequence GTGCCGGCATCCCGCCTGCATCTGGTCCGCCACGGCGAGGTGCACAACCCCGACCGGGTGCTCTACGGCCGCCTGCCGGACTACCACCTCAGCGCCGCCGGGCAGCTGATGGCGAAGGCCGCGGCGGAGTACGTGCTCGGGCTCGGCCGGCCGATCGCCGAGCTGCGCACCTCCCCGCTGGAGCGCACCCGCGAATCGGTGCAGCCGTTCATGGATGCGCTGCACATGGAGGCGGTGCTCGACCCGCGTCTGCTTGAGCCCACGAACGTGTTCGAGGGCACGCGGATGCGGCGCGCGCTGCGCGATCCGCGGAACTGGCGCCACCTGCGGCGCCCGTCGATCCCCAGCTGGGGCGAGCCGTACGCGTCGATCGTGGCGCGGATGCGGGCGGTGATGGACGAGCGGTGGGATGCCGTGCCCTCGGGCGATCTGGTCTTCGTGTCCCACCAGGCGCCGATCTGGATCACCCACCTGGCGGTCGCCGGTCTGCCGCTGCGGCACGACCCCCGCACCCGGCGCTGCGCGCTCTCCAGCGTCACCTCGTTCGTGCGCGACGACGACGGCTGGCACGAGGTCGGCTACGCGGAGCCCGCCGCCGGGGGCGTCGACCTCGGCGCGGTGTGA